A single Brassica rapa cultivar Chiifu-401-42 chromosome A04, CAAS_Brap_v3.01, whole genome shotgun sequence DNA region contains:
- the LOC103864714 gene encoding 50S ribosomal protein HLL, mitochondrial isoform X2: MAAALASRLTKGRSLLGGLTNAFSGLMSSSSGSILSQQQRTFIQMGTTLKVVDNSGGKEVTCIQSLRGKKGARLGDIVIGSVKEAAHKVDVKKGKDAIQKGKVKKGNVVYGVVVRAAMQKGRVDGSQVRFDDNAIVILGIKEKKKDENGKEKKKRYAGGFHQPLGTRVFGPVPHEMRLKKQLKILSLAQHLV; the protein is encoded by the exons ATGGCGGCAGCTTTAGCTTCCAGACTCAccaaag GACGTTCACTGCTTGGAGGTCTTACCAATGCTTTCTCCGGTTTGATGAGTTCATCCAGTGGAAGCATCCTTTCTCAG CAACAAAGGACGTTCATTCAAATGGGAACTACTCTCAAAGTCGTGGATAACTCTGGTGGAAAAGAGGTGACGTGCATTCAATCTCTAAGGGGAAAGAAAGGAGCAAGACTTGGCGATATCGTCATCGGTTCAGTGAAAGAGGCTGCACATAAAGTCGATGTAAAGAAAGGGAAAGATGCCATACAAAAGGGTAAAGTGAAGAAAGGGAACGTCGTGTACGGTGTGGTTGTGCGTGCTGCTATGCAGAAAGGGCGTGTTGATGGAAGCCAAGTGAGGTTTGACGACAACGCCATCGTTATTTTGGGCATTaaggagaaaaagaaagatgaaaatggtaaggaaaaaaagaaaaggtatGCGGGTGGTTTTCACCAACCGCTTGGTACCCGAGTGTTTGGTCCTGTCCCGCACGAGATGCGCCTCAAGAAGCAGCTCAAGATCCTTTCTCTGGCTCAGCATCTTGTTTGA
- the LOC103864715 gene encoding probable E3 ubiquitin-protein ligase RNF144A gives MEEDGTLVRADDPKSSESCRLYFKSLIKKETTTVLAGYQVAICDKDNKLLFQMKGSLHDSATTVLEAELMALRRGLIEAVRLGITHISVYCDYQTIFELVMGRSVPEQQDSIALLMGDVQRIRQQLTSSIPVLVTEDQTKFAYKLAMETVVSEISINMPLAQKMTCPICFDDDLEAHQMFSVALCCHQFCFECVRRYINVGLMEGRAFGCPHFKCKSKLTLRSCYNLLTPKLREMWQQRINEESIPVVERVYCPNPRCSAFMSETELSKSSESMRSCIKCDQPFCINCRVAWHSNLSCADYKRLGPNPTENDIKLKALANQKMWRQCGRCQHMIERNHGCSNVVCRCGYSFCYQCGAQWTQGGCPHRKRTIAAETRGVLIIVLLVLGIFTISIHMI, from the exons ATGGAGGAAGATGGCACTTTAGTACGAGCAGATGACCCAAAGTCATCTGAATCCTGCCGTCTTTACTTCAAGAGTTTGATCAAGAAGGAAACAACTACTGTTTTGGCCGGATATCAAGTTGCCATCTGCGACAAAGACAACAAGCTGTTGTTTCAGATGAAGGGATCACTTCATGACTCGGCCACTACAGTTCTGGAGGCTGAGCTTATGGCATTGAGACGAGGACTAATTGAAGCTGTGCGTTTAGGGATCACTCATATCTCAGTTTACTGTGATTATCAAACTATTTTCGAATTG GTCATGGGGAGATCCGTGCCTGAGCAGCAAGATAGTATTGCCTTGCTAATGGGTGATGTGCAACGCATCAGACAGCAATTGACATCTAGTATCCCTGTTCTGGTGACCGAAGACCAAACTAAGTTTGCTTATAAACTTGCAATGGAAACTGTAGTTTCGGAAATCAGCATTAATATGCCTCTTGCTCAGAAGATGACTTGCCCTATCTGCTTTGATGATGACTTGGAAGCTCATCAGATGTTTTCTGTTGCTTTATGTTGCCATCAGTTCTGCTTCGAGTGTGTGAGACGATATATAAACGTGGGACTGATGGAGGGAAGAGCATTCGGATGTCCTCATTTTAAATGCAAGTCTAAGCTTACACTTAGAAGTTGTTACAATCTTCTGACACCTAAACTAAGGGAGATGTGGCAACAAAGGATCAATGAGGAATCGATTCCCGTTGTGGAGAGAGTTTACTGCCCAAACCCGAGGTGTTCGGCTTTCATGTCGGAAACCGAGCTCTCTAAATCATCTGAGTCGATGAGAAGTTGCATCAAATGCGATCAACCCTTTTGCATCAACTGCAGAGTTGCATGGCATAGTAACTTGTCATGTGCAGATTACAAGAGACTGGGTCCGAATCCTACAGAGAATGATATAAAGCTCAAAGCACTAGCCAATCAGAAAATGTGGCGTCAATGTGGAAGATGCCAACACATGATCGAACGAAATCATGGATGCAGCAATGTAGTTTGCAG ATGTGGGTATTCGTTTTGCTACCAATGTGGAGCTCAATGGACTCAAGGAGGTTGCCCCCATCGAAAAAGGACAATTGCGGCGGAGACTCGTGGAGTTTTGATCATTGTTTTACTTGTATTAGGCATTTTTACTATATCTATACACATGATATAA
- the LOC103864714 gene encoding 50S ribosomal protein HLL, mitochondrial isoform X1 — MAAALASRLTKGRSLLGGLTNAFSGLMSSSSGSILSQQQQRTFIQMGTTLKVVDNSGGKEVTCIQSLRGKKGARLGDIVIGSVKEAAHKVDVKKGKDAIQKGKVKKGNVVYGVVVRAAMQKGRVDGSQVRFDDNAIVILGIKEKKKDENGKEKKKRYAGGFHQPLGTRVFGPVPHEMRLKKQLKILSLAQHLV; from the exons ATGGCGGCAGCTTTAGCTTCCAGACTCAccaaag GACGTTCACTGCTTGGAGGTCTTACCAATGCTTTCTCCGGTTTGATGAGTTCATCCAGTGGAAGCATCCTTTCTCAG CAGCAACAAAGGACGTTCATTCAAATGGGAACTACTCTCAAAGTCGTGGATAACTCTGGTGGAAAAGAGGTGACGTGCATTCAATCTCTAAGGGGAAAGAAAGGAGCAAGACTTGGCGATATCGTCATCGGTTCAGTGAAAGAGGCTGCACATAAAGTCGATGTAAAGAAAGGGAAAGATGCCATACAAAAGGGTAAAGTGAAGAAAGGGAACGTCGTGTACGGTGTGGTTGTGCGTGCTGCTATGCAGAAAGGGCGTGTTGATGGAAGCCAAGTGAGGTTTGACGACAACGCCATCGTTATTTTGGGCATTaaggagaaaaagaaagatgaaaatggtaaggaaaaaaagaaaaggtatGCGGGTGGTTTTCACCAACCGCTTGGTACCCGAGTGTTTGGTCCTGTCCCGCACGAGATGCGCCTCAAGAAGCAGCTCAAGATCCTTTCTCTGGCTCAGCATCTTGTTTGA
- the LOC103864842 gene encoding NDR1/HIN1-like protein 6 produces the protein MAPNDNHFPSSKPPSTAPPPPPPIPNGSSTTTNSKPNPLPPRQPIRQQLYSDPRNQQQRRWQRPSNRRICCCCCFWSILILLITLLVASLLAIGLYVVYQPRPPSFTVASLRIHRFNLTASPDSSAAHLSSLFNLTLITKNPNSQFVFDYEPLVLSVVTDPDAIFLGNGTVPAFSSGERNLTSFRGVVLTSTEARELDFGDGLGLKSDLKRRSGLDLKIVMDTKVEIRMGKLKSKRVGIRVSCGEIRGSLPKGKAVSMASTDKSKCKVDLRIKIWNWTF, from the coding sequence ATGGCACCAAACGATAACCATTTCCCATCTTCAAAGCCACCATCCAccgctcctcctcctcctccgccgatCCCAAATggatcatcaacaacaacaaactctaaacccaatCCCCTCCCGCCACGTCAGCCTATCCGTCAACAGCTCTACTCCGACCCCCGTAACCAGCAACAACGACGGTGGCAGCGGCCAAGCAACCGCCGgatctgctgctgctgctgcttctgGTCGATCCTAATCCTCCTCATCACCCTCCTCGTCGCTTCTCTCCTCGCAATCGGACTCTACGTCGTCTACCAGCCTCGTCCGCCGTCGTTCACCGTCGCCTCGCTCCGAATCCACCGCTTCAATCTCACCGCGTCCCCCGATTCCTCCGCCGCGCACCTCTCCTCCCTCTTCAACTTGACGCTGATCACCAAAAACCCTAACTCCCAGTTCGTCTTCGATTACGAGCCGTTGGTACTCTCCGTCGTGACTGATCCGGACGCGATCTTCCTCGGAAACGGCACGGTTCCGGCTTTCTCGAGCGGAGAGAGGAATCTGACTTCGTTCAGAGGAGTCGTGCTGACGTCCACGGAGGCTCGCGAGCTCGATTTCGGCGATGGATTGGGATTGAAATCGGATTTGAAGCGGAGGAGTGGACTGGATCTGAAGATAGTGATGGACACCAAGGTGGAGATAAGAATGGGGAAATTGAAAAGCAAGAGAGTTGGGATTAGGGTTTCTTGCGGCGAGATTAGAGGGAGCTTGCCTAAAGGTAAAGCCGTTTCGATGGCGTCCACTGATAAGTCCAAGTGTAAGGTTGATCTCAGGATCAAGATCTGGAATTggacattttaa